In Sciurus carolinensis chromosome 16, mSciCar1.2, whole genome shotgun sequence, the genomic window GACTGATGCAGCCCAGCGCCAGGTTGCATTGTTCCTGATTTAGTCCCCTGGAGACTCAGGTGGTGCAGAGAGGGAGGAATCTGGCCAGGATTCAGGCTGATGGTCTTTCTGTCCATCACCTCCCTGCCAGGACATACAGCAGCTCCTCCAGCTCCAGCAGCTGGTGCTTGTGCCCGGCCACCACCTTCAGCCACCTGCTCAGTTCCTGCTGCCGCAGACCCAGCAGAGTCAGCCAGGTAAGGCTTCCCTCCCTCACCGCCccgcaaataataataataacaccacTTCCCTGATGCCCCAACAGCCTTCCCTTACCGCCCCATTCCCCCCTCACCCTGTGTGTCCCCCGATTTCTCCCCAGGCCTGCTACCGACGCCAAATCTATTCCAGCTACCTCAGCAAACCCAGGGAGCTCTTCTGACCTCCCAACCCCGGGCCGGGCTCCCCACACAGGTGAGATGGTCCTCTGAGTGTGCTAAGGCCAGGCTGGCAGCAGGGCCAGTGAGGGCTGGGTGAACAGGggtggtgtgggggtgggagtCTCCTTTCCATTGCCCACCCCAAAGCCACAGGAGCCAAGACAGAAGCTGGGGAACCTGCCAGATTTTCTGTGGGACCTCAAATGCATGCTTCTTGTCCGGATCAGTGCCTTCCTCTAGAGAATGAAGGGAATCAAACTAGACTAGTGATTCTTAACCTTTTCAGGCACACAGGCTCCTTTGAGAATCTGAAGAAAGATTTGGATCTGATGATCCCCATGCCTTCAAAATGTACATCTTCACAAACACAAGCTTTCAGGGGGTTGCAAGCCTTTAGGTTAGAAATGCCTTGGTTTCTTCCAGCATGCAGCTGGAGGGTTCTCATGAGCAAGGCATCTGTTAGGAGCTAACTCATGTCCATTTCCCAGACCAGAGTCTGACCTGGGAATGGGGACCACAGAAGTTTTATTTGACCATCATCAGCTTAATTCCCAGAAAGTGCCAGTTTCTAGCTTCTCTTCACAAATCAGaatatcttgcaaaactgaagtATGTCCATGTGAGGTCATGAATGGGACCCCCCCTTAGGAAGGGTGTCAGCTCTCCAGGACACCTCAGGCTCCTCGTGCCTGGACCCCTTTCCTTCAATTTGCTGCTTGGATTCTAGAGTTTAAAGAGACTTTCACAGCCCTTTAGttagttcagtttttttttcttttcttttttttttttttttttgtacaaccCTTTCAGAAAATATagaggggttgggggtgtagctcagtggatgaGTGCATGCTTAGCCTGCtcaaacccctgggttcaattctcaatgcccagaataaaaatatataggtGAACTATTTCAGAAAGACTGAAAAGTTTAGAGACCATTACAAGTCTTGACTTCAGTGCTGAAATCCAAATACTCTGAAGGTCAAGGTAAGGTGTTCTTGTAACATTGGCATCAGAACTTATTTGACTGCAAAAGCTGCCCTGTCTGACGTGGGGCAGTGTATGACTTCTTACCCCTCTTGGTGTGACATTCCTGCTGCTGCAGAACTGCTAATGTGTCTGATTACAAGGCAATGCCTTTAGGCTGATTGACAGGTGTCACCTTATTTGTGATACATGCCCTAGATACAGACTTCCAAAACTCCGAAAAACTTATAATTTCCAAAACACAGCTGGCCTCAGGGTTTGGGATCATCAGGGGTGACAGACATCCCAATTCCTACCACCTGcttcatacctttatttttaggACAATGAAGTATTTTAGACAGAACTGTTTCTTCTTTGTCAGTCCCTCTCATTGTCTTCCCTgtccatgtttttatattttatctgctATCTACAATTTTTTTATGACTTAAcatttttagagcatttttaGACTCACGGCCAAACTGAGCGGGGAAACTAGATTCCCCTGCCCTTCACATGCGAGCCTTCCATGTTAACATCCTCAACCAAGTTGTGCGTGTGTTACAGTCAGTGAACCTACAGGGTCGCATTGTTATTACCAAAGTCCATAACTTGAACATTAGGGTTCGCTCTTGGTGTTTTACATTCTGTGGGTCTGGAAACCCACTTATTTTTAACCCGATTCTTCCAAAATCCCAGTGAGCAGCCAGAGCAGCAATGATGGTTTTCCCCCTTGTAGAGGGGAGAGTGGGGCCCAGGGAAGTTAAGATCCTTAGCCTGAGCTATCCCGCAATTCGGTGGCAGAGTCCAAGCCAGTCCTTGATTTCTTggtagagagaagaggaaagtaCCGCTCCCCTCCTCCTCATTCCAGGGGAAAAGCCCTCTGCAAAAGAAGCTGGCTGCTTCTTCTGGGGGTCTGCAGGTTCGAAGGGGCAGTGCAGACAGTTCCAGGCAATGAGAGGACCCATGTGGGGCAGCAGAGTCAAATCTTTAACGGGACTGTGAATTTTGAGAGGCCTCCTTGGGCAGGTGGTGGGGAGTCTGCAGGGAGAGTCTGGACTGCAGGGAGGGACCGGGGACCTATAGCCACTGCTGAGCACCATCCTCGTCCTCCGACCTGCTTCCCACCCCACCTGCCCGCCCCACTAGGCCGTGACCCGCCCCACGCTGCCCGACCTGCACCTCTCACACCCGCAGCCCCCCAAATGCTTGGAGCCACCATCCCACCCCGAGGAACCCAGTGATCTGGAGGAGCTGGAGCAGTTCGCCCGCACCTTCAAGCAACGACGCATCAAACTGGGCTTCACGCAGGTCTGGGGTCCCCTTGCGCGGTGGGAGGTGTGTGGCGTGGGGGCGTGGTCAGTTGAGGGAAGTGTGGGGCGTAGGCCGCTGATTGACGGTCTGATTGACCCAATACCCGACGACCCCTCCCTGACCTCCGCCCCATCTCCACCCCACTGGCCCAGGGTGATGTGGGGCTGGCCATGGGCAAGCTCTACGGCAACGACTTCAGTCAGACGACCATTTCCCGCTTTGAGGCCCTCAACCTGAGCTTCAAGAACATGTGCAAACTCAAGCCTCTCCTGGAGAAGTGGCTCAATGACGCAGGTGAGATCGGGCTGGAGCTCTAGGGTCGCGGACCTGATGCGGGCggtggctgggggaggggccctCTCAAGCCCAGGTTTCCTCCCCGGCACAGAGACTATGTCGGTCGACTCAAGCCTGCCCAGCCCTAACCAGCTGAGCAGCCCCAGCATGGGTTTTGACGGGCTGCCTGGCCGGAGACGCAAGAAGAGGACCAGCATCGAGACAAACGTCCGCTTCGCCTTAGAGAAGAGTTTTCTAGCGGTGAGGCCCCCCACATCCTCCTTGGCGGGCCAGAGGGTGGCAGGAGGAAAGGCCAGTGCTAGCGAGCCCTCTGCCCACAGAACCAGAAGCCTACCTCAGAGGAGATCTTGCTGATCGCGGAGCAGCTGCACATGGAGAAGGAAGTGATCCGCGTCTGGTTCTGCAACCGACGCCAGAAGGAGAAACGCATCAACCCCTGCAGCGCGGCACCCATGCTGCCCAGCCCAGGGAAACCAGCCAGCTACAGCCCCCATCTGGTACCGCGAGGGCCCCGTGGGGGGCAGGGGAGCCCCAAGCCGGCAAGGCACCTGTGTGAAACAAACCTACCTGGTTGTCCACAGGGCCTAGAACAGAAGCCAGCAGCGTTGCCCCTGGGGGCAGACTGTCGCATAGAAATCACAGTCATGCCAGGAACACAGGGTTTCCAAGTCATGTGCGGGATTCAAGCACCCTCAGATATACTCGTCAGAGCCAGCGTTATCACAGGGGCATAGCAACACCGGATGGATATATGTGGCCAGGGCGTGGTCAAGGTTCACACCcacacagagacagggagaggtgTTTTTCACCTGGCAGGGACATCATTACACCCATGGGGTATCCTCAGGACCACAGCTCATGCACAGGCCCACTCAGCATCATACACAACTGGGACATCCTTTTTCCATCCCTTTATTTCCATTTGTAGAAAGGGCTCCAGAGGAATGATACTCCAGAGAGGAGCCTGCTGCCCCAGgggtgtggaggaaggagggaccctTTGAGCTGAATCATAAAGGATAAGAGAAAGCCAGCCATGGGAAGGAGGAGGGCCTCCCAGGTGAAGGGACCAGCGTGTACAAAGGCCTAGATGCTAGAGTGTTAAGCTTCTTTGGAGGCATTTCATGCAATCTCGAGTAGAGCTGCCGTGTCCGTGAATGGACATGGGGGTAGAGGATGGGTGGGGGCAGGAACCCCAACTTTCACCATGAGGAGCTTGAATTCCAACCTTGGGCAGTGAGGAGCTAAGAAGGAGTATTAAGCTGGGAAAGGACAGGGTCAAATTTAGCAAGGCTTTTGGGGCTGATAGAAAGGTGAGACTGGAGGTAGGGAGGCCAGGAAAACCATAGATGATCCCAAGAACTGAAGTAATATTGCATCCCAACACTGACACAAAGATTTATCCTCAAAAATCTTTGAGGGCAGGTGGGGCTAGGTGCAGtggcccgtaatcccagcaacttgggaagctaagacagaaggatcgcaagttcaaggccagcctcagtaacttagtgagaccctgcctcaaaataaaaaattaaaagggctggggatgtaaaaGGATAAAGTGACCCtgtgttcagtcctcagtactgtaaaaaataaaattaaatatcttcATTCTAGGAGAACCTATGTTATCAGAGCACACAGAGCAGTTGCTCCTCAGTTCGGTCACTGCAGGCAGGACATGGCATCGAAAGGACTTGAGCCAGACTAGATGGTGccaggtgggaggcagggagacctCTCAGTTGAGAATTATTTCTTCCTGGTCGTGACTCAGAATCACCTAGGGTGAATGTGAGGAAAGCTATGATGGAAAGCAACTGACATAATACAAGTGCGGCGTTGTATCCAAAGACCCTTCTCCCCCCATCCCTGGGGGAGAGCAGTGGGGGTCATATGCAAGGGGCGCATCATGGGGGTTTCTGGGAGACAATGGCCTAAACATagctccttttctctctccccaggTCACACCCCAAGGGGGCGCCGGGACCTTACCATTGTCCCAAGCTTCCAGCAGTCTGAGCACAACAGGTCAGGGAGGGCCGAAGATGGGAGGGGGACTGGGAGGATGCTGCCCAGGCTGCAGCCCGAGGTTCGCCAGGGGTTGTGTGGGGCCATGGGCCTCAAGGCTGAGCCTGGGGGTTGGGGGTTAGGGGGAGTAGGAAGGACAGAAGATAGAAGGCAGACCCCACTCCTCCTCCACCAGAGCATCAGGGCTCTAATCTGCTCCAGGATTTCCTGTGAGGAAGGCATGGGGTGGCTAAAAAGTGACACACACACAGGTTTTGTCCCTGGCCTCTGTCATTTGTAAGCTACACGAACTCAAGCagttactttacctctctgagtctcagtttttataaaattattacgAATGTGTAATACATAAGaagatatatacataaataattacaGACCAGCGTGCAGGaactgggcttgtagctcagtggtagagggcttgcctagcaggcCTGCCAGAGGCCCTCCGGTCAATCCTCAgaactgtaaaaaattaaaagaaataataaatagagGGTGCCTGGCGCCGTTGGAAGCTCCTTATAAAGCACATAGGCTGATTTGCCACACCCATTTTATGAGATAGGTTCTATTGTTATCCCCCTTTTCCAGATGAAGGAACTGAAGATCAGAGAGGTGATCACCTCAGGGCACAGCTGGGGCATGACAGAGCCAGGAATCTTAATCTCAGGACATACTGGCCCTCAACCCCTCCCTGCCTTGCCCATTCCTGGGCCACCAGCAGTGTGCCCATGCCCCTGCCTCCTTCATGGCCCCTAGAGGGAGCCCCTGAGTGGGGTTTGTCTCCCGGGCGCTCCACTTGGTGTCCGTGGTTCAGGGCATGCTTCGCAGAGCCAGCACCCGTCTGGCACAGGTTCAGTAGGTGGCAGCTGCTCTTATCAAGGTTATTGGGACAGTGGTTCCCCTTGCAGAGGTACGAGGAAATGACTCTGGGCTCAGGGAAGAGGGAACAGGAAGGTGTGGTCCGTTCTAACTGAGGAGCTGCTGAGTGAGCTGGAGGGAATGACAAGCAGGGGTTGACCCAGCTTCCTTGATGGGTGACTTAGTGAAAGCTGAAGAccccatctctgtctctctctggcaGTTACTACCTTATCCTCAGCTGTGGGGACGCTCCACCCCAGCCGGACAGCTGGAGGGGGTggaggcgggggcggggccgcgccCCCCCTCAATTCCATCCCTTCTGTCACTCCCCCACCCCCGGCCACCACCAACAGCACAAACCCCAGTCCTCAAGGCAGCCACTCGGCTATCGGCTTGTCAGGCCTGAACCCCAGCACGGGGTAAGTGTGCAGGTGCGGGCAGGGAGGCTGTGGGGAGAAGCTGGGTCGCTGCTGCTTTCAGGGTGGGGAGCTGCCCCCCAGTTCCCTGCAGCTCCCTACCCCTGCTAACGCCTCTGCTTTGCTCTTGCAGAAGCACAATGGTGGGGTTGAGCTCCGGGCTAAGTCCAGCCCTCATGAGCAACAACCCTTTGGCCACTATCCAAGGTGCGTGCTGCCTCATGTCACTCCCATTGTCACCAGTCCTGTCCCCTAGTCCTGTCCCCCAGGGCCTCGAGCCCCTGCCCCCTGCATTTTGCTCCAGCCATGCCGTCCTGCCCCTGCTCACTGCATCGCTCGCCTCTTCATCCCCATCTTGCCTTTGGGGAAGGTGTGAGGGTTGCTGATGGGGGCAGTGGGACAGGTGGGGAGACAGACAGGTTGCACTGACGGGGTCACTGGGGTAGGACACTGGGAGGCAAAGGTCTCCCCTGGCCTGGTGTGCCTCCAgcccagcctctctctctccccaccagcCCTGGCCTCTGGTGGAACCCTGCCCCTTACCAGCCTTGATGGCAGCGGGAACCTGGTGCTGGGGGCGGCTGGCGCTGCCCCAGGGAGCCCTGGCCTGGTAACTTCGCCACTCTTCTTGAACCACGCCGGGCTGCCCCTGCTCAGCGCCCCGCCAGGCGTGGGCCTGGTCTCAGCAGCGGCTGCGGCAGTGGCAGCCTCCATCTCCAGCAagtctcctggcctctcctcctcatcctcttcatcctcgtcctcctcctcttccacttGTAGTGAGGCGGCAGCACAGACCCCTGGAGGCCCAGGGGGGCCCGAGGCAGGGTCCAAGCCTGAGTGAGGGCCCACCATGcttcccctcccactcctctgaCCCCCCGCCTTGATCCCTCGCCTGGGAAGAGGGCGAGGAGGCCGGCGGTGGGGGTACAGTGGGTCCTTGGAGCAGGAGTGACAAGGGAGGAAAGACCAAAAAtccaaccaaccaaaaaaaggagaaactaaccaacaaaaaagaaaaccaaaaataatcacAACAGAAACCAGCTGCCCCAAAGGAACCAgaggtgaaaaacaaaacaaaaaaaaacaaaaaacaaaaaaaaacaaaaaaaaaaaaaaccaaaaacaaacgaAACCccacaaaatcaaaccaaaaaccAGTCTCGAGCCAGACCTCAGAGTGCTCACCCTCACTGCTACGACACCAAATAAGAACCCCAGCCAGGAGCGGAGCAGCCTCCTGCAGGTCGGACCTCATGCCGCCGAGCCCTGGCTGTGGGGCCAACCTCCAACCTTGCCCCCCCAGGTGGGggttaaagaaggaaaaagagaatgtgCCAGCCTGCTGGTGCCAGCCTGCTGACCCCTGCCCCAACCCTGGGCCAGCGGAGACAGGGCACAGCCTGGGGCAGAGGGCCCTGACCCAGAACCACCCATCAAACGTACTTTTCCAGAAGGTGAAAGAGAAAGGGCCTGAACAACCTTACACCAAATATTCAGTAGCTTCATCCAAAGGATGTACAGACTTTTTAGCGTTGTGCTCAACAGAATGTGTCCCTACCATGTGTCCCCATCTCCCCTGGCCCCCGGCTCTCCCCACCTGGGCAGGGGGGTCTTTCTTtagcccccttccctcccccagccAGGGGTGAGTTCAGGGGAAGGCCTGGGGATGACTTTTCACCCCTTGTacctcccccttttccctttgAAGGGTGGGCTAGGCCATTTTGCCAAGTTCCAGCTCTCATAAGTCCCTCCTCAACCCTGTCACCCTCTTCTGTGCTGGAATCTACCCCTTTCCCAGCCTATGGGAAGGTGGGTGTTTCAGGCAAAAGGGGACGGACGAGGTGAGGGCATTCAAGTTGTCTTTTTTTCCATCCTGTCTGTCAGTttccctgaaaaaaaatattcatattccAGTGCCTATCCGTGGGATCCTTCACGTTCTTTGACATTAACCAGAAACCAAAAAGATAACTCACCTCGCTCCGCCCACCCTGTGCCCCTCTGACACTGGCAGATGCCTACCCTCCCCCACCCCgacgcacacacgcacgcacccCCATTGTGGGTTCCTCCAGATGGCATCCCCATCAGGGTCCATGTGGCGGGGACAGTGCCATGACCTGTGGCCCCCATCCAAGAGGGCGCTGTGGTGGCCACCACTCCCATGAGACCTCCACAAGTCTTGGCTGGACCCTGTGTTTGCCCAGCTCTAGACACATCTTGCTGACGGACAGAGGAGAGACGCTACTGGGAGCCACCATGCCCTCCTGCTATTGTGGAGGCCAACAAAGTTTtgaaccaaaaaaacaaacaaacaaacaaaaacaaaccaaacaaacaataaattaaaactagaaaaaaaagaatttatagatatatatatatataaataaatatataagggAAAGAAGACAAGGACTCTTCAAGAATAAGAAGGAACCGAGGTGGAGCCAAGCCCCTGCACCAGTGGTCCAGGCCCTTGGTCCCCAAGACGGATGGAAGGACGGATGCTTCTTTCTCTTCACAAATACCTCATGGACGTCGTCTTCGGGAAAGCCGGAGGGGGGCGGCTGGGGCAGCGCCTGTCCCTCAGCCAGGGTGGATGGAGGTGGGTGGGCAGGGCTGAGAGAGGGTGTCAGGGACAGGGGTGAAGAGCCCCAAACTCCTCGCCCCCCCAATCAActgaaaaagctttaaaaaaaaaaaaaagacaggaaaaaaataagaagaaagcaaaaagaatggACGAAGGAAAACCAACAACTTTCGGGTGGTTTGATtcctcctttgatttctttttctgttctctcctgtctccttcctctctctgtcctcctccctcccctctcctctctcttctccctttttctttgctcttttctcacttctctcaatCTCATTCTATCTGTGTCTCTCCTCAAACCAAAGTGTTGCTGTGAAGGACTGGAGCCATTGAAATCAGAGTGGTCCCCGCCCCTGgctgggcaggagcagagggaggggagagccTGGAGAGGGCCTGGTGGCCTCCATGCTTTCTGCTGGACACTCCAAGGAGAGGCAGACGGAGCCCCAGCCTCAGCgttctcttttcttctggtcTCCCTTCTCCCAACCGGGAAACAAAACTGTTGGGCTGGGCCACAGAGGCAGCAGAGACTCAGCCGACACAAGGGCCTCGGTGCCTTGTCTGGGCAGTGGTGGAGTGGCCGCCTCTCCCACCCCTGGCACTGATGGGGCCTGGCACCTCGTCAGCCCATCCTTGCTAGAATGTAAGCATCTCCGATGAACCAGCTCCCTGCCCTCACCCTACCTCTGAGTTTGTCCATTTTGATGTCCTGAAAAGGGCCTGGTGAAAGGACCTAAGCCCCAGCCCAAGGGTGGAGAGGGGCCAAGGGCTCCCGACTGGATAGGAAGGATGTTTGAGCAGAGCAGAATGAAAGGAATTATAACCAAAAACCCCCTCCAAGAAGACAGGCAGCATGGAAGGCATGGTGGAGATGACTCAAACGAAAGCTATGATTTTagaccaaaaaaaggaaaaaaaaaaaaaaaaaaaaaaaaaaaaaggaaagaaaatccagGACTCACCACCACCCACTTCCTCCTGTTTCCTCCCCATCAAGTCCCCTACCTGGGACCCCTCCCCATCCCAGCCTGCGGGGAGCGGGGCAACgagagaggaggaagcagggcagGGATGGGGCAGATGCCCTGACTTGGTGGAGGGACCCCCATGCAGCCGGGGGTAGAGGGGACCCTCCCCATCCAACCCCCacaactgggaaaagaaaaacaagaaaaaagaaaattcctgggAGGGGGGGAAATAACCAAATTCCAAGCTTTAACTACAGCTGTGAAACCAAATATTGGGAaggggcgggagggagggagggaggggcaggtgaGCCCCAGGTCTCCCCCCCTGGGCCCCCCTCCTCCGAGGACTCGAGATAAGGCACCAAATACCTCATAGaactttaatgttaaaaaaaaaaaaaaaaaaaaaaggaaaccaaatatCGTTGGCTGGGGGCCAGCCAGGGCaaggggctgggggctggagggAGCTAGGGTTGGGAAGGTGATGGGGgattcctgcccccaccccacccgccCCCTTCCACTctggcccccacccccaccccgcctcGACTCCGGGAAACAAAACTATCTCATCGTTTTTATTTTGTGGTCTGTACAGAGCCTGTGtccgtgtgtctgtgtgtgagcgAGAGagttggagggctggggagctttatgtggggatggggagggagaccCCAGGCCAGGCTCTAAGCTAGCTTAGAGGTCAGATGGGGGCCAGGGCCCTGGGCTAGAGAGGAGAGGTGAGTGAACTGGGGCAAGGGGGAGCCCTCTGAATTTCCCTTCTTCCCATCCCTGATGTCCTACTTAAGGGAGGGACAGAGACTGGGTCTACTTAATGATGGGCTTTTTAAttgtgccaaaaaagaaaaaagatgccaGTAACTAAACCAcctctctctgttctcttctgtggggcagggtggggactagaagtgggaggaaggggctgggtgTGTATGGGGGGTGAGTAGTAGGGATTGGGGCCCCAGGTCCCTATAGAAGTTGGGGCTGAGATCA contains:
- the Pou2f2 gene encoding POU domain, class 2, transcription factor 2 isoform X3; translated protein: MVHSSMGAPEIRMSKPLEAEKQGLDSPSEHTDTERNGPDTNHQNPQNKASSFSVSPTGPSTKVGILSGLHLTFWGPGPCLSPPQIKAEDPSGDSAPAVPPPPQPAQPHLPQAQLMLTGSQLAGDIQQLLQLQQLVLVPGHHLQPPAQFLLPQTQQSQPGLLPTPNLFQLPQQTQGALLTSQPRAGLPTQAVTRPTLPDLHLSHPQPPKCLEPPSHPEEPSDLEELEQFARTFKQRRIKLGFTQGDVGLAMGKLYGNDFSQTTISRFEALNLSFKNMCKLKPLLEKWLNDAETMSVDSSLPSPNQLSSPSMGFDGLPGRRRKKRTSIETNVRFALEKSFLANQKPTSEEILLIAEQLHMEKEVIRVWFCNRRQKEKRINPCSAAPMLPSPGKPASYSPHLVTPQGGAGTLPLSQASSSLSTTVTTLSSAVGTLHPSRTAGGGGGGGGAAPPLNSIPSVTPPPPATTNSTNPSPQGSHSAIGLSGLNPSTGSTMVGLSSGLSPALMSNNPLATIQALASGGTLPLTSLDGSGNLVLGAAGAAPGSPGLVTSPLFLNHAGLPLLSAPPGVGLVSAAAAAVAASISSKSPGLSSSSSSSSSSSSSTCSEAAAQTPGGPGGPEAGSKPE
- the Pou2f2 gene encoding POU domain, class 2, transcription factor 2 isoform X5; its protein translation is MVHSSMGAPEIRMSKPLEAEKQGLDSPSEHTDTERNGPDTNHQNPQNKASSFSVSPTGPSTKIKAEDPSGDSAPAVPPPPQPAQPHLPQAQLMLTGSQLAGDIQQLLQLQQLVLVPGHHLQPPAQFLLPQTQQSQPGLLPTPNLFQLPQQTQGALLTSQPRAGLPTQAVTRPTLPDLHLSHPQPPKCLEPPSHPEEPSDLEELEQFARTFKQRRIKLGFTQGDVGLAMGKLYGNDFSQTTISRFEALNLSFKNMCKLKPLLEKWLNDAETMSVDSSLPSPNQLSSPSMGFDGLPGRRRKKRTSIETNVRFALEKSFLANQKPTSEEILLIAEQLHMEKEVIRVWFCNRRQKEKRINPCSAAPMLPSPGKPASYSPHLVTPQGGAGTLPLSQASSSLSTTVTTLSSAVGTLHPSRTAGGGGGGGGAAPPLNSIPSVTPPPPATTNSTNPSPQGSHSAIGLSGLNPSTGSTMVGLSSGLSPALMSNNPLATIQALASGGTLPLTSLDGSGNLVLGAAGAAPGSPGLVTSPLFLNHAGLPLLSAPPGVGLVSAAAAAVAASISSKSPGLSSSSSSSSSSSSSTCSEAAAQTPGGPGGPEAGSKPE
- the Pou2f2 gene encoding POU domain, class 2, transcription factor 2 isoform X1, translated to MSKPLEAEKQGLDSPSEHTDTERNGPDTNHQNPQNKASSFSVSPTGPSTKVGILSGLHLTFWGPGPCLSPPQIKAEDPSGDSAPAVPPPPQPAQPHLPQAQLMLTGSQLAGLTALMPAQQQLLLQQAQAQLLAAAVQQSSAAAAANAAAAAAASSSTSSSSSSSASSSTSQPPPSSGGGDLPPPQPASQPPGTPQLTLSQPIQLTAQDIQQLLQLQQLVLVPGHHLQPPAQFLLPQTQQSQPGLLPTPNLFQLPQQTQGALLTSQPRAGLPTQAVTRPTLPDLHLSHPQPPKCLEPPSHPEEPSDLEELEQFARTFKQRRIKLGFTQGDVGLAMGKLYGNDFSQTTISRFEALNLSFKNMCKLKPLLEKWLNDAETMSVDSSLPSPNQLSSPSMGFDGLPGRRRKKRTSIETNVRFALEKSFLANQKPTSEEILLIAEQLHMEKEVIRVWFCNRRQKEKRINPCSAAPMLPSPGKPASYSPHLVTPQGGAGTLPLSQASSSLSTTVTTLSSAVGTLHPSRTAGGGGGGGGAAPPLNSIPSVTPPPPATTNSTNPSPQGSHSAIGLSGLNPSTGSTMVGLSSGLSPALMSNNPLATIQALASGGTLPLTSLDGSGNLVLGAAGAAPGSPGLVTSPLFLNHAGLPLLSAPPGVGLVSAAAAAVAASISSKSPGLSSSSSSSSSSSSSTCSEAAAQTPGGPGGPEAGSKPE
- the Pou2f2 gene encoding POU domain, class 2, transcription factor 2 isoform X4; its protein translation is MVHSSMGAPEIRMSKPLEAEKQGLDSPSEHTDTERNGPDTNHQNPQNKASSFSVSPTGPSTKVGILSGLHLTFWGPGPCLSPPQIKAEDPSGDSAPAVPPPPQPAQPHLPQAQLMLTGSQLAGDIQQLLQLQQLVLVPGHHLQPPAQFLLPQTQQSQPGLLPTPNLFQLPQQTQGALLTSQPRAGLPTQPPKCLEPPSHPEEPSDLEELEQFARTFKQRRIKLGFTQGDVGLAMGKLYGNDFSQTTISRFEALNLSFKNMCKLKPLLEKWLNDAETMSVDSSLPSPNQLSSPSMGFDGLPGRRRKKRTSIETNVRFALEKSFLANQKPTSEEILLIAEQLHMEKEVIRVWFCNRRQKEKRINPCSAAPMLPSPGKPASYSPHLVTPQGGAGTLPLSQASSSLSTTVTTLSSAVGTLHPSRTAGGGGGGGGAAPPLNSIPSVTPPPPATTNSTNPSPQGSHSAIGLSGLNPSTGSTMVGLSSGLSPALMSNNPLATIQALASGGTLPLTSLDGSGNLVLGAAGAAPGSPGLVTSPLFLNHAGLPLLSAPPGVGLVSAAAAAVAASISSKSPGLSSSSSSSSSSSSSTCSEAAAQTPGGPGGPEAGSKPE
- the Pou2f2 gene encoding POU domain, class 2, transcription factor 2 isoform X9; the protein is MVHSSMGAPEIRMSKPLEAEKQGLDSPSEHTDTERNGPDTNHQNPQNKASSFSVSPTGPSTKIKAEDPSGDSAPAVPPPPQPAQPHLPQAQLMLTGSQLAGLTALMPAQQQLLLQQAQAQLLAAAVQQSSAAAAANAAAAAAASSSTSSSSSSSASSSTSQPPPSSGGGDLPPPQPASQPPGTPQLTLSQPIQLTAQDIQQLLQLQQLVLVPGHHLQPPAQFLLPQTQQSQPGLLPTPNLFQLPQQTQGALLTSQPRAGLPTQPPKCLEPPSHPEEPSDLEELEQFARTFKQRRIKLGFTQGDVGLAMGKLYGNDFSQTTISRFEALNLSFKNMCKLKPLLEKWLNDAETMSVDSSLPSPNQLSSPSMGFDGLPGRRRKKRTSIETNVRFALEKSFLANQKPTSEEILLIAEQLHMEKEVIRVWFCNRRQKEKRINPCSAAPMLPSPGKPASYSPHLVTPQGGAGTLPLSQASSSLSTTVTTLSSAVGTLHPSRTAGGGGGGGGAAPPLNSIPSVTPPPPATTNSTNPSPQGSHSAIGLSGLNPSTGPGLWWNPAPYQP